Part of the Camelus bactrianus isolate YW-2024 breed Bactrian camel chromosome 6, ASM4877302v1, whole genome shotgun sequence genome, CGGAATAATGCAGATATTACTGCCCTAAGTGTTAAAAAGTAGATCTCTTCCTCATCCTTGTCTCAATATAACAGAAATTAAAGTGCACAAGACCACCAGGAATACCTGATTTGGTTGTACCCTAATATATTCCACAGCCAACTGCGCTGCCATATTGAGGGCTTTGAGTCTTTGTACTGTTCCTGAGGTTTTAGAAGTTAATTTTGAATGTGACTAGGGGAAGAGAGGCCAATACTTTCTAAATTGCACCAAGTGGCCTTAAAGTGTAGAAACaccaaagataaaaatattaatttgggaACAGATTCAAGGGGATCATCCCTGTCTATTTTGCCCTAGGAATAAAATTAGGATAAGAATCTAGTTTTACCTCTGGAAAATGCTTACTAAAAATCTGTTTCAAAAGATCAGACATATACAGCAAGCACCACAATACTGTCAGTTACGGTTCACCACTTATATCCTGCATCATAAACACCAGGCATGAATACCTGCCTTCTAAAGGTTCACAAGAAACATGGGTAGAAGCATGTTATTTCTTGACACGAGTTTTACTAATCAACATGAAGTGTAATTTGTAAAAATAGGTCACCACCATACAAtcaaggagaggagaaggaaagctGCTAGCCTACAAAAGTGCTCCTTTTAGCTTTCAAACGCAATAGCTTGATTTTTGGGTAAAACAAGATTGTAAAGTAAGGCCATCAGTTCTAAACAAGCTGACGATGCCACCTATATATACTCACGTATATATGCTGAAAGTTCAATTCTGATTTAACACTTATGTACTAATATAAACCATTTACAGGAAACATTTTATCAGGCTTATTTACAAATGCATGATCAATGACAGATACTGAAAATCAAGAAAACTGCAGATAAATGTAGCCATTTAGCAACATAGTTCACTAAAGAGAAGACAGATTTACataaaaaccaaagaacaaaGTTTAGTAAGAAACCCTTACCATATATACCTATTGGTCATTAGACctaaaaggcaaataaatgtaATGATTATGATTAAACGTTTATTACTGTCTCTTTTAATAACATAACAACATGAGGTCTACTTAGAGTACTACCTACAAATACACAGTCTCTCAAGATTTGATGAGAATATTAAGTTACTGAATATGTTTTTTTATTCCCATGGCACATTATACTTGGTAACACTAATAAGGTAGATTTAGATAACACTTAAATCATGATTACGAAtgtttaattgaatattttcctttctgtagCTGTGAAATGTAAAGCTTAGATTTGCTTCCATCAGGCCTCTTAAACCAAACTTCATCATGGTTAATTGTTGTAATTATGgcactaaaaaggaaaaaaaatgaatgaatgaattacaaCATGCCTCCTCCACTCATTTTAGAGCACTAGCTATAAAATCACAATAGCTGGACTACAACAGTAGATTCAGGTATGTTAACTGACATCTACAAGAATGCTGACTATCAGCAGGGCATGCTGTCAAAAATATCACATTCAGCAACACTTAAAAAACTCCCTTCTTGTCTTACTAATAGAGTTAGTAAAATTGACTAAAAGAACATTGACACTAACTCCATTCTGACCCCAACTCCAAAAGAAGAGAGTGGAGctaaaaccactccatacatagtaTTACACATCCAACTCCTATCAGCCTTGGCTGTAGGAAATCTTTCAAATACCAATCCTAATTCGCAGTGTCAAGCACGTGTGGTACTTGTATGTTtgggttgggtttttgtttggttttttttgaccCCTCTAATCTTTACAtagaaatctttctaaaaatagatTTGTGTTTAATCctcttttattctatttcatcTCCACATTTATACTAAGTAGTCACTAGTAAAATGTCTCAAAAGCAGGAAGATAAAGCAAAGAATCCAGGGGTATCATATATAACCTAGTAACTAATTCACTGAGCTAAGAGAAAAGTTCTATACACAGTGCTACTGGTATCCTATAAACTTAAAGATAAAATTACAATCCAATTAATACCACTGtatttggaaaatgaatattctATACTAAATGCAAACACTTTATTTATTACTGACACCtagaaaaagattattttcttaCTATAGATTACTACTCTGAGAATTAAATCCTAAACTATGGAAGGAATTAAAGCAGTGAAGGGtattaatattttccaaaagaCATAGCAGATAAAACTTAGAAGGCCCCATAAATaattacatacattttatttaagcCTAGATTGAGTTGTTTAAAAGACAACCCTCAGTTTTCATGTTATACTTTAATTACCACTACTCTAAGTTTTCATAATTTTCCATTCCTTTCCCACtctaattaatataattttttttacccAAAATAATGTAGTATACCAAAAAAGCTAAGGATTAATAGAGCCACACTGTGGAAGCACACTGTCAAGTACGTAACAGTCTGGTTTAAAGGTCATAATCATAGAATCGTAACAAAGTCATCTATGATAAGAAGGAACAAACGGGATCTCTTACCTGGCTAAGTAATTCCAACATTTCTATTTGTGTTAATGCTTGTGTCTGTGAACTTAATAAGTAACTGGTGTATAATATTAATATTGCTGTGCAAACATGCTAATCAAATCATatgccaagagaaaaaaaagaatccacaAGCAATTAATAACGCATTATGAATGTACtgcagaagaagaaaatatttactgacAACAATGCAGTAAACACTAATATTGAGCAGCAATGAAATGATAAAGGCTTTTTACCTTGTAGGACATTCATCTTTTTTGTCAATACATATTGTCTGTCCACGTATATACCATTCACCATCATAATATAATCTTCCCTCTTCAGATCTAGCACTGTGCAGGTGTTTTTCCAGTTTCACAGGTGCTAAAGGGATCAGTTCAAAAACTGTTATATTAATAAGACATTGTCAGAAGAACAAAACTGCAGAACACTAAGTATTAAAACCAATCCATGCACATATgtgaaaaaaacactaaaaatacctaaatctaataaaaataagagaatttaatttcttacttttttacaTACTTCATTAAGTTTATAATATAGCTAAATAATAAAGCTTAACAATATAGAATAAATCAATTAACTAAACAAGGGCAAAAAGGAGAAGCAGGTACATTACCAATCACTAGTGCCGATCTTaagatttaaaatatgaattaccATATTTACACTGAAAgttgtatttttcatattttctccccTGCAGCTGATACTTCCAAAGGAGCAGAGTATAATATATTCCAAGAGTTAACCAGGCCTTTGATTCTAAAAAGGAAACGTCCCAAGTAGAACTTCCACTTTTAAACCCTAGAAATGGTTTGGCATTAATCAGATAACCtcatgcagagaaaaaaatgttctttctgGAAGCACCCCATCAAAAGCAAACCATAAAACAGGTACCTCTCCCTTATTACATCACCACCACCTCAGGAATGTCTTCCCCAACCACCCTACCCAGCCCTCAGTTAATCTTCATCACAGACTTATATTTTTCTCATAGCAATTACTATAATAGGTCATTATcttgttaattatttatttacatatatattattctgCTTCCCCCACGGAAGTTCCAGGAGGTCCGTCTCTTGCACCATTGTATCCCCAGAGCCTCAAAGAGTGCCTGGTATGTAGAAGgtgttaataataataagtattaactcattcattcattcgacaAATATCTTCTGAGCACTGTGACCAAAAGAAAGATGTTTCTGACCTTTGTGGAGCTTACAGTTCTGTCAGGAGACAGATAAACATGTAAACAATCAATAAAATGACAGACTGCGGTAAGTGCCACGAAGAAAACAGACAGGACACACGCTAAAGATAACAGGGTGCAGGAGGAGACCCACTCAACAGTGTAGAGATACTCTTAAAGGGCCCCATGACTCAAAAGGGTTCGGAATATACAGAAGTTAGGTTGTTACCCTTTCAGTTAATTCCGAAGGGAAGTAGTTTAGTACAATATTGCTAATTTCCTTACATCATATAAAGTTTAGAAGAATCTTTgggttaaatataaaatagaaatcgATCTCTTTTAGAAAACAGATTTATCTGTTGGAATGTGACTCCTTTTagtatttaaaacatgttttttaaaaattctagctTCATTGTCTTTAGAAGGATTAGGAAATCTCATATATAgtgaaaggaggaagaaatagagaaagttaTCCTAGACAAGAATGCCCACGACTACTTTGGCAGTGATTTCAGACTTCCACAAACAACTGCAAAGGTATCATTTGCTATGGATTTTACTAAGGCATATCAGAATGTGTAAATCTTAGAGGTGCCTAAATTTTCTTGGTGAACTCCACAGCCACCACTCTGATCTCTCTCctagaaaacagaggcacagaagaaATGCTGCTCACGATTCCGGAGGATTCGTAGGCTTCCTGAAGGCAATCCATGGACTCTAAACACCACCCCCATAGAATTGCTGAgcccataaaaaaaaattaaacaccttTTAAATTACTGACATTATTAGCAATTGTAATGGAGCTGAAACactgaaagaagaaatacatCCCATTCAGAAATCTTGAAACTTTTACATGAGGCAAAGACTCCAAGAGAATTCCTCCTAATTCTAGGGTTCACTGATGAAGTGAAACCACTGATGGGGAGCTCTTTCGTATGCTGATGACCTAACAAGTCTCCATAGAGGAGATTTCTAAATTCAGACTAAATGACTTACGTTCTGTTTTCACCCTGTGTGGACCCAGGGTAGCCATCGccttaataaaaaatttaaaaaaaaaagggggagaagaAAGATGTCTGAGTTCAAAGGCAAAGTATATTTTGGAATCTACTTAATATATTCAACAGTACTGATAAGCTTAAtaataaacacagagaaatacaATCTGCAGCTGCTTGAATAAATTGGTAATGTCTAAGACCACAGAgaatacataaaaagaataacAATTTCTCCCTAAGGTGTTATCAATACCTGAAATAATCTCTAATTCTCAACTAAGAAGCTTCTGAAGATGGAAAAATTTAATAGGAAGACAAGTCTCCACTTTCAAACAAGCACAGAAAATCCTTTAAGTCTTGAATGTTTAATAACAGAATGCAAGATATATAATAAAGGTTCAACTATTCACTttcgttcattcagcaaacatttactgagtgccttctgTGAGCCAGTACCAGGCTAAGAACTAAGCACCAAATGGAAATTTGTTATCATTTGGGGCAATCCGAATAATTTTCTGTACTTTTGCAGAAATTATTAATTACACTATCGCAGGAAAAAATAGTCAAACACCTAACATGTCTCTTAAAATTCTCTCATAATCCATTGTTATCTGTATTTGTATTAACTGCCTTAGAGAGACTGTGCAAAGTAAGCATATTAACAATAACCATATTTTGATGTATTAGTGAAAAATTATAGAATcttaaaaaggaaactatgaaaaATACTTGTATTCCATTACTCTTTAATCATACCTTCCTGATTGTTGTCCAGTCTTCAAGAATATCAAGATCTTGCAGCATATAAACTATATATGGACGTTGAAAAGTCAAGGCCAATTTAGTTGTAGGAATTTCACATTTAGAATTATATTTCCAAACTTCTGATTTTCAGAGAATGGAACAATGACTTCTGAACATAACCCTGCAACATGCTGAATTCTGACTTCAAATTATTCTTCAGGAACCTTAGTACCAGGATACATACATTTGAGAATTTCAGATGCTATAACCATTTTCTCTTAATCCTGTGGTAACATTGATAGTAAGATAAACCACCAACCTAATCATTATTTTGAGGGTGAGGGGGAAGGTAGGGGTCCAGGGAGAGTATCATAGGGAATGCCAAGATTGAATGCacatattaatttaatataaagaCACTCCAATTTGAGAAACAGTAAAAacgttaaaaatatatatgtgagagtggggagggctttgtgcgaactctgtattttctgctcaattctgctgtgaacctgaaactgctctaaaagaataaaatctattaaaaaaaaaagtacatatgaCAATTTAGCAATCACACTATACAATAAACAGCTATTTCATATCGAAGCCCTCATGAACTATAAAGCCATATTAATCTTCAAAACTGAGATTGTGACTAAATTTCTACTCCTCCCCTACCCCTCTTAATCTCTACTATATTCTTCTGCCTTCAATCAGTTCCATAAATCATCTTTTGCTTATTACAGGATCATGCAAATAAAGACAATGTATACTAATAAAAGTTACAAAGATATGCACAACtcaaaaatgtacattaaaacaaaacaacccaaaaaaccccagaaaatttGGGAAAGGATATCTGAAACAACAACCGGCTTCTTTTTGTCAGGACTGAAAGgatccttcctcttttttcttgacTGAAGCTCATCATTCCACAGCTCtggcaaggaaataaaaattaagtattacaGATTTCTAGATATTAAAGGAGGGTAAAAAGACTACATAATTTCATGGTAGCAAAACTTCATTGGTGGCTATGTTTATAtactgtatatgcatgactatataTATTTCAAGAGCAgctatatatttatgaattttcctCTGCCTTTATCAGAGTAAAAATCAACTTGGGACTTAATGACTCATAACTGATGAACATATGTCAGGTACATTGTTAAATATACATCATATGAATTGTCTCAACTAACCCTTAAAGCTACCTCTACATTCTCATTACTTCAATTACATGAGGAGACTGAtttaagaaaagctgaagtgactGTCACCCGTGGTTACCCGACTAGTAAGTAATGGAGCAGTGGCATTAGAGCTCAGCTTGTCCACTCTGCCTACTCCATACTGGAGAAACAGAATTTATAACaaggaaaataatacatatgCAAGAACCACAGGATAACCCAGTAAATCTTCCATCCAATGTACAAAGCCTTTCCACGGTACCTCTGAAAAAGCCAGTTTCACTTTGGACTGATCTAAGAATTAATCAGTATTTCTTTTCATTGAGACAAGAATCTTCCTCCCTGTAATGTCCATCCATTTGTCCTAGTCTGTGTGGTACCAAACAGAAAAGGTTTCAGTTCCTTCTTCCACATGGTAATCTTTCCAGACTTAGAGGAAAGAACATATACTATAGCTGTCTTCCAATTCTATTCTTATAACAATAGCTCATTATTCTTGTAGTTTCCTATTCTTCTGCCTATAGTTCCTGTCACActtctattttgttctttttcatttcctaCGTCTTTCTGAAGTGTGAGTTCAAATCACAAAGCAACAATCACAATCAGAGCAAATTCTTCAgcagtcccccccaccccagttagGGCACTTCATTTACATTAACACTTGCATAGGGGACGAGACATTACAAGACGGCAGTAAACTAAAGGCGAGGTGTCACAAACACCAGTCACAGCACCCCGTCACCTGAGGTAATGTCGATGCTGTGCCTGTCTTCTTCAAGCCTTCTGATCTTCTCCTCTAGTTCACTCTGGACTGTATCATATAACAAAAGCTTTtcactctggaaaaaaaaaatagattacacctaagtagaaagaaaaaattggtCTATGGTAACTAAGAGTACCAAATAACTCACTCTAAAAGTACTTTAACACATGGTGCTTTTGTttaatttcaacttaaaaattttaaagataacatATCAAATATATGAATGAACTAGAAATACAGAATCTAGATACAGACAGAACTACATACAATTAAATTGTTTTAAGAACATCTAAATTTATATGTACTAAAGAGATGaaaatttactttattaaaaaaaaaactcacagtaAGCTCCCATggctccttttatttatttttttgtagctttattttttttccttctgctggaggtactgggaatcaaacacaagacctcatgcatactaagcatgccctccaccactgagctatagctcCCCTCCACCCCTGTGGCCCCTTTTAAATAAAAGCAGGTCCCACCTGTCACCATAAGTGCAGAGACTGTCCTATAAAGTGTATCATTATAAAATGGATCATTTTTTCTCATCAGAACAATAATCAGGCCTTTATTCCTCATTAATATCTCAGATACATTAAAACAAACTAATAtatcatcaaaagaaaaattcaggTATAACTTTTATTATCATAATTCAGTTATAGCCAAAAATCATAATATTACAGACTAATTATATCCAACTCTTTCAACAAAACTATAGAAAGATTGAGTGACTTGCTAAAAAAATGACTGTTTACTAGCAAATTAGAAAAGAACCCAGGTCTAGTGGTTCTATCccactgttttttaaattataaaacactgtaCCTCTTATTTTAAAAGCCATAAAATTACACAGCAGTATaattatagatttattttataaaaatctatGACAgattcccacccacccaccacatgCTTATCTCTGGTCAGAATATTAGCCTATTGGGATACAGCTAGATATGACTATCTCAGGGAGGCTATTAGAATACAGTTAGGTATGATTTCTTGTGGAAGGTACAAGCCATGCCCATTTTCAGCATTCCCAGCATCAATCATGAAGTCCTCTCTTTTGGGTTTGACTTCGAGTCTACACATGCTTGAAGGATCTCCTGAGTTGCAGAGAAAAGATGGCTTTTGTTAACTTGAGGCAATCCAGAAGCCAGAGAGAAAGCAAAGCTAAAGACGACTAAAACCAGGTCTCATGTGAAAAATTACACCGTTGCACGCTACTCTTTATGCTAACTTCCTTTTACTTATTCCCCTGCCTTTGGTAAAGTCTTACAGAATATTGTAGCCTTATCCACACTGTACACAAGAATTGGGAAATGTTACACAGCAGAGAAAACGGGAGAACAGGCTGCAGCCACGGTCAAGATCGTGTGACAGCTATGAACACAGCCACAGTCTCCAACCAAAGATGACTCTGGATACAGAGCAAGAATGAGATAAAGTTTTgctattaagaatataaaaatgtaactgGTGCCTTCTCTTTCTATTGATAAATTTGCCCTAAGCCAAGcagaaattctaaaataaatctaccattcttgataattaaaaaaaagaaagaaagatcaccACAATGAAATGTGGACTGAAATGTCTGAAGCTTTGAAAGTGCCTCTAAAGATATTATAGGTGTACTTTAAAGTAGACAAATGGAAGTGCCTTCAGTCTACTCTCATTcttacttcatttttcttctctcccttatCCCCAACCCCTAACAGCCTTCCCcgagaaggaaagaaagtcatAATGAAGCAGCTAGAAGACACATGGAAAAGAAAGAGGCCTCCAAGCTCCCTTGCTGTGGTGCCTGAAGAGGTTTCTATAGTCAATTgataatttagattttttaaagtcCTACTAGTTACACTTTATCCCACGCCCCTCCAATCACCCCACCTATGCTTAGTGAACCTGCTCACTGAGCCCTCTCCCAGGCTGACATCTATGCTGGTTCTCCTCAAGGCAACTTCAAGGAGCTCCAGGAAAGCGGCTCCAAGGTTCCACGTTTGTCCTGGTGTCCCTCTGGCCTGTGTTCAGAACAAACTCCCCTTTGGCAGTTCCCTGACTTAGGCACCTCACGGCTTCCAACTTCCCTCAGGACTGGAGTCCTGGGAGATTTTAAAGGACTAACATCACCAGAGagtaaaacatattaaaaagctagaatcgtttttttttttaaagtgtgctgCACTGGACTAAAAAGATaagcagaataaaatttaaaagccaagAAAGACCCTGGTTAttgaaaattttatgtaaaagGTGACTTTTCAAATCATTTGGAAATCTGATGACAATAATAACAACAGAAAAATGAGTTTAACTGTATAGAGAAAAAACTCATGTTCTTTACCTCATGTTATACAAAAACATTAATGGACTAAAAAGTTAAACTCATAAAAGGAAATCTAAAAGAGCTAAAGGAAGGATGGTGACTCTTTGATGCTGGGATGAAGGAAGCCTTTCAAAGCACAAAAATTAGAAGggtttaatccattttaaaagattagttatgcgtataaaaattaaaaatacattaaaaagcaatcaaaagtaaaagaaaggCAATACAAATATTTGCAACATGATAAAGGCTTAGTAATCATTAGATGTCATTAAACAAGCATGgataaatcagtaagaaaaatctaaataCTGTCCATACTCACTGCCAAAAATAGGCCAAaaagagagatagagagaaaaagaaaacacaaatgcaaattaaaatgtacattatGTGATATTACTTTTCACCTGcaaagttattcttttttttaactataataaACAATGTCTACTGATGCTGAGAATATAAACCAACAGCACTTTAGAAAGTAATTTAGAAACAAGTATTAAGGACCTTAATGACTGTATCCTTTGATCCAGTAATTACACTTAGGATTCCATCCTAAGGAAATAACAACCTCAGCTAAAATTGTATGTAAAAGGATGCTCACAATAGCCATACGTGCAATGCATAAAATGAGGAACAAAGTAAAATCCAAAAATAGAGTATTGCCTACATAAATTATTGTACATCCATACACTAACAATTCAGAATTCACAAAGTAGGGAAAAACTTCTAGGATAAGATTTCAAATTAACCCAGATCATAAACTCTTTCTTCCCctaaaacataatgaaatacacacaaaaaatgtgcaaaataaatcaacaaaccACACTTGCAGTTATCAAACAAAGGAAGGGGCACCATTGTCATGCCATAATATCTGAACACATTAACTAAACTGAGACAGAACCCCAAATCTGCACTATGTACATTACACACAAGTGTGTGCTTTGTAAAAAAAGAATGTCAGGGAGGGGGGAGTATTCTGAAAAGTCATACTTCCAAATCTAGGAAGAAATGAAGGAGGGTCTGGATGGGCCGTCTAGGCAAAgtacatagaaaaccctagagAGAGAAAGCCCTCCTTATCGTGCTAGGCTCGCCAGTGAGAAGAAAACTTCCAGAGGTCAGCAGCTGACAAGCTCTGCACACAGGCAGATTTTACTGACTCACTCTGAAATAGGAATGATGGCCAAAGGTGCCTAGTTATTTGCAAAAAGCATCAAAACAAAAGgcatagagaaaaacaaataaaaataagtataaggaaacagagacaagtgaagacacagaaaaaaatttcaaagcaacTACTCTATTTAATATCCACAGAGGCAAGAGATTATATCCATGAGAAAAGAACAGGAGttataaaaaaacataaaaaatgagCAATCACAGGACATTAGAGCTCTtggaaattaaatgtaaaattaaaataaaatattcagtagaaggattaaagagaaatttgaatatgctcttaaaaagtacaaaataagaatgaaaggagggagggacggagggagggaagaataTTTAGGGAGGGGAACCTCGATGAAAGcattcaaaaggtacaaacttccagttgtaagataagGAAGTACTGAGGATGTAATGCAATGTACAacattattaatataattaacactcttgtatgttatatatgaaagttgttaagggAGTAAACCCTAACagttatcacaaggaaaaaaatttttttctgtttctttaattttgtagcTATATGAGATGATGGCTATGTACTAAACTTAATGATTATGACATGATGCACGtaaaccattatgctgtacaccttaaacttatacagcactatatatcaattatacctcaataaaattgaaagaaaaaatgttttaaattttaaaaataaattttaaaagaacacaaaatgatcctaaaaaaaagattaagagcCATAAGGAAATGTCCATGAAATGCTGCTTATAAAGAAGTTAGGATACAAAATACTATATACAGAGTCATACCAAGTATGTGAAAAACAGTTCTACAAACCTCTGCACACTTATTAACAGTGATTACCTCTGCTTAGTAGATCAtggttgcttttatttccttctttagacTTATTTCTCAAGTTTTCTCAATTGATACTTTTTAAtgttataatcaggaaaaaaaaaattaaatgactagACAACCAAAGATCAGAGCTGTGAAGCTCTCTCACCAGTCTTCTCAAGAACTGGAATCTGAACCCCAGGGGCCTGACTGAGGCCTCGCTACTGCCTGCTGTCACATCTTAATACTCATTTCCAGCTCTGTGGGAAGGCTTAACTGAGATAACCTAAATAAAGCATCTCCACCCatctcagtgtctggcacactgTTGTACTCTATAAAATTGATTTCCTTCCTTAATTTGATACAAACTATCTGCTGCCTTGATTGTCTCTGTGGTTTCTGGCACTCTCTGTGTGCACACCTGTGTGAACCTGTCTAGCGTCTGGTCGTGGCCCCTCCTTTCTATCTGCCACTAGTCAAACCTTTACTCTGACAACTGGCAGTGtgtcttccttcttcccacttCCCTGGCCTCTCAGGTTATTTCTATATGAGTCAAATGCAGATCTAAGGAATAAGCAGATACAAAGCCCAGAATAACAAAGTTCAGACTGAATGGTAAACCACATGAGTAACTAGAAAGATCAAAGGATTTCAGTCCTGGTTCTGTTTAATTATGTGACCACCCCCAAGCCCcaagcaaattacttaacctctctgagcctcagttaacTCATTCATAAAATCAAGATAATTCCTATTCTATAAAATTGTCGTAAGGGTTAAAATGAGAGCATGAACATAAAACATGTAACACTCTAAATATaagttccctttcactgtttATTTCCTATCTAAAATGCCCCTGAATGGGTGAAGTATCTTCAGATTAAGTATATAATTAAACAGATTATTTATaacattaattatatattaaacatACAAAACATCAAGCCATTTAACTCGACCAGAAGAAATTTAGGTAAATATTTAGCATCTCTATGGAGGAAGGAGAACTTTCAAAGTTGAAAACTTTTGGACGAGAAAGAATATTCATATAATTGTCTGTAACTGTAAAAACAGTACTTGAAGATATCTTGTTGACTTTTATTTATGGCAATATAGTGGACTACTtatccacaaaacaaaacaaaacaaaataaaactcccAACACACTTAGACAGATATTCTAGATAAAATACCAAACATCTTTGTATTGAGATCATCTCTTGAGAAAATAAGAGATATACCTAAGGACCAAAAATAAAGAAGGAGCTAGAAACCAGCATGCTAACCTGATGTTGAAGCTGTGGTTTTCTTGAGGGTATTTGCTGGTTACTGAATGGAGAGGCACAGTTTTTAGTGGCAATGTGGTTAAAACAGAAGGTTCGTGGGGGGAACTGGGATCCTTGCACAACCCTGGAGGGTTACCATCTTCAGTGAAAAGGCAGACCAGAAACAATCCACCTGAGGGAAAGCTATCTGTCTCAGCCTAGGCAATAAgtgagaaaaagtttcccctgaaaacatgTCATCTCAAGCCTCATCTCTACATATTTGAGATTCAAATACAGACCCTGCATCTTTCAGAAAATCCCAAGACAAAAGCGAAAGCAGTCATGTGCTGGTGGCACAGCAGGATGTCTGGCTGAAACAACTCAGCCGAAATAAAAGCAGATACTATCTGAAGAGCTACATCCTCTGTCCAAGGCTCACAGAATTCCTACCAAGAAAGCCTCCAGAATCATGAAATAGGGAAATAAGCTGTGAGGtttggcagaaatgaaaaaaagcag contains:
- the BRMS1L gene encoding breast cancer metastasis-suppressor 1-like protein isoform X6 codes for the protein MEFGLPGFFFFYPYDEEMDDEDCERRRMECLDEMSNLEKQFTDLKDQLYKERLSQVDAKLQEVIAGKAPEYLEPLATLQENMQIRTKVAGIYRELCLESVKNKYECEIQASRQHCESEKLLLYDTVQSELEEKIRRLEEDRHSIDITSELWNDELQSRKKRKDPFSPDKKKPVVVSGPYIVYMLQDLDILEDWTTIRKAMATLGPHRVKTEQSKAWLTLGIYYTLLLWKYQLQGRKYEKYNFQCKYAPVKLEKHLHSARSEEGRLYYDGEWYIRGQTICIDKKDECPTSAIITTINHDEVWFKRPDGSKSKLYISQLQKGKYSIKHS
- the BRMS1L gene encoding breast cancer metastasis-suppressor 1-like protein isoform X4 — encoded protein: MSRLLSKRPWKCLLFPDRRLLIFRLCNPYFSTWEWLFKKEMEFGLPGFFFFYPYDEEMDDEDCERRRMECLDEMSNLEKQFTDLKDQLYKERLSQVDAKLQEVIAGKAPEYLEPLATLQENMQIRTKVAGIYRELCLESVKNKYECEIQASRQHCESEKLLLYDTVQSELEEKIRRLEEDRHSIDITSELWNDELQSRKKRKDPFSPDKKKPVVVSGPYIVYMLQDLDILEDWTTIRKAMATLGPHRVKTEPPVKLEKHLHSARSEEGRLYYDGEWYIRGQTICIDKKDECPTSAIITTINHDEVWFKRPDGSKSKLYISQLQKGKYSIKHS
- the BRMS1L gene encoding breast cancer metastasis-suppressor 1-like protein isoform X5 — its product is MSRLLSKRPWKCLLFPDRRLLIFRLCNPYFSTWEWLFKKEMEFGLPGFFFFYPYDEEMDDEDCERRRMECLDEMSNLEKQFTDLKDQLYKERLSQVDAKLQEVIAGKAPEYLEPLATLQENMQIRTKVAGIYRELCLESVKNKYECEIQASRQHCESEKLLLYDTVQSELEEKIRRLEEDRHSIDITSELWNDELQSRKKRKDPFSPDKKKPVVVSGPYIVYMLQDLDILEDWTTIRKAMATLGPHRVKTEQSKAWLTLGIYYTLLLWKYQLQGRKYEKYNFQCKYAPVKLEKHLHSARSEEGRLYYDGEWYIRGQTICIDKKDECPTR